Below is a genomic region from Actinomadura sp. NAK00032.
ATGGCGTGGCCGACGTCCGGGAGCAGCTTCACCGTCGACTGCGGGACGCACTCGTGGACGCGCCGCGCGGTCTGCCGCGAGTCGAACATCGCGTCCCGGCCGCCGACGATGGCGAGCACCGGCATGCCGAGGCCGCGCAGCGCGTCGTCGGGGAACACCGGGAGCTTCTCCCTGCGCGGGTTGAAGTGCGCGAACGTCCGGACGACGCCGTCGAGCACCGCGCTCTCCCGGCTCAGGCCGGTGACGGTCATCGCCGACTCCCGCAGGCCGCCGCGCCGGAACACGCGGGCCGGCAGGGTCGTGAACACCCAGCCGATCTTCTGCCGTCCGATGCCGCCGGGGCACATCAGCACCAGGCGGGTCACGCGTTCCGGCCTGCGGACGGCGTAGTCGAGCGCCGTCCACCCGCCGAGGGACGTGCCGACGACCGCGGCGTCCGCGATCCCGAGCCCGTCGAGCACGTCGTCCAGCCACAGCGCGACCGCGCCGGTGCCGAGGGCGGGGCGCGAGGGCGCGCTCAGCCCCGGCTCGCCGACGAGGTCCACCGCGTGGGTGCGGAAGTGCCGCGACCACACCGCGACGTCCTCCCGCCACATGACCGCGTTCGCCCCCGAGCCGTGCAGCAGCACCAGGGGCGGCGCGTCCGGCGGCCCGGAGACCAGCACGAACGTCTCCCCCTCGCGGGTCGGCACCCTGACCCGCTCGGCGGGCACGGGCCAGTCGTCCAGCGCCCGCCGGTAGTGGCCGAGCAGCTCGCGCTCCCCTTCCGCCGACTTGTAGATCACGCTCATGGCGTCCCCGTCCCCGTCCCCGCCAGCCGTGCGTCGAGCGCCTCCAGGTCCGGGACGAACCACACGTGGCCGGCCCTGTTCGACTCCCGCACCAGCGCGCGCAGCGCCGAACTCTCCGCCATATGTGCGGAGATGTCGCCGACGACCGCGAGCTTCACCCCGTACTGGACGAACTTCTGCATGAGGTCGCCCGCGAAACGGGTGCCCAGCGAGAAGAAGCGCGCGTCCAGCCGGCCGGCGGGCACCGCGACCACCTCGGCACCGAGGTAGGTCGCGCCGACCAGGTCGAGCCCGTCCTGCATGGTGGCGACCAGCGGGCCGTCCGGGTCGCAGACCAGCACCTGGACCCCGGCCCGCTCCTGCACCACATCAGTCATCGCCGGCCTCCCGTCCGAGCACGCCGCCCTCACCGAGCACGGCGTCGATCAACCGCAGCACCTCGGCCGTGGCCGCCGCGCCGCCGAGCAGCACGACCTTCAGGCGCTGCCCCTCCTCGTCATGGACGACCTGGATGTGCACCGGCCGCCCGGGGTCTGGCCCGCTCTGCGCGGCACTCACCACCAGGGTGCCGAGCCGGTCCGCCATGTGCCGGTCGACACCGTCGACCTGCACGATGCTCGACACCTCGACCCGCGTCTCCGCGCGGCCGCCGGGCTCTGGCCTCCCGGTCAGCTCGTCCAGGTCGTCGCGCCCGATCCGGTACTGCTTGCCGATCCGGACGGCCTTGAGCCGCCCCTCCCGGATGTACCGCCGCACCGTCCGCACATGAAGCCCGAGAAGGTCGGCGACCTCCTCGACCGAGTACATCTTGTCGTCCATTGCTCCCCAACATACGCGAAGGAGGGAGCGATAGGGAACTTTAAAGACCATGACCGAGCATGCCCGCCCGCACCCACCTGGCCCGGCGCCGCGGCTCACCGCCGCCGGACGTCAGCTGAGCCGGCCGGTCTCCCAGGCCCAGGCGGCGATCTCGACGCGGTTCCGGACGCCCAGCTTGTGCTGGATGCTCGCGACGTGGGTCTTGGCGGTGCCGGGCGTGATGGACAACTCGGCGGCGATCTCCGCATTGGTGCGGCCCCGCGCGACGAGGGTCGCGACCTCGGTCTCGCGGCCGGTGAGGCGCTCGTCGTCGGCGCGCGGGCGGGGCGGGGCGAAGCGGCGCAGCAGCCGGGTGGTGATCGTGGGGCTGATCAGCGCGTCCCCGGCCGCCGCCGCGCGGACGCCCTCCACCAGCAGCGTGGGGCCGGAGCGCTTCAGCAGGAAGCCGCAGGCGCCGTCGCGCAGGGCCGTGTGGACGTACTCGTCGAGGTCGAAGGTGGTGACGACGAGCACCCGGAGCGGATCGGGCACGCCGGGGCCCGCCAGCAGCCGGGTCACCTCCAGGCCGTCCATGCGGGGCATCCGGATGTCCGCGAGGACGACGTCGGGACGCAGCCGCCGCGCCGTCTCGACTGCCGCGACACCGTCGGCGGCCTCCCCGACCACCTCCATGTCGGGCTGCGCGTCCAGGATGATGCGGAAGCCGCCACGGACGTCAGCCTCGTCGTCGGCGATGACGATCCGAGTGGTCATGGCGGCGATCGTAGCGGGATGAGCGCGACCACCCGCCAGCCCCGATCACCTGCGGGACCTGCGCCGAAGTCGCCGCCGAGGGCCTCGACGCGCTCGGCGATGCCGGGGAGCCCGAGCCCGCTCCGCCGCCGCTCGCGCAGCAGCCCCGTGCGGCCTCTGGGGCCGTCGTCGGTGACGGCGACGCGAAGGTCCGGCCCGGTCGCGGTGACGGAGACGTCGACGGCGGTCGCGCCCGGGGCGTGCCGGCGGACGTTCGTCAGGGCCTCGACGACCAGCCGGTACGCCGTCGCCGAGACCTCGGGAGGAGGGGTGACGGCGTCCATCGCCAGCCGGATCCGGGCCCCGTCCGGCGTGCCGAACCCCTCTACCAGCGCGGGCAGTTCGTCCAGGCCGTGCGGGCCGTCGCGGGGGCCGTCGTCGTGGAGCATGTGGACGGTGCGGTCCAGCGAGGCCATCGCCCGCGCCCCGGCCGCCTCGATCCGCCGGAGCGCCGCCGCGGTGTCGCCGCCGATCTGGGCGGCCTGCGCCTGGACGATCATCCCGCCGACCTCGTGCGCGACGAAGTCGTGCAGGTCGCGCGCCAGGTCGAGGCGCTGCGCGCGCCGCGCCTCGGCCACCGCCCGGGACCGGCGCGCGTCCAGCGACCGCAGATACAGCCCGGTACCGGCGGCGACCGCCGCGCCGAGCCCGCAGAACAGGCAGCCGAGCACCGCACCTCCGGCACTCGCGGGCGGGACGACGTGCAACGTCAGCCGCAGCGGAAGCACGGTCACCGCAGCGCCGACCGCCACACCCGCGATCGCGGCGGGCCGGGCGTCCGCGCGCCGCACCACCAGGTGCACGACGACCGCCGCCGCGACCGACTCGGCCAGCCACCAGCCGCCCGTCCGGTTGTCGGCCGGCCCCTGGTAGGCAAGGGTGGCCACCAGCGAGCCGGCTCCGGCCGCGCCCGCGATCGCGCCCGGCCGGACGTCCGGAAACGCGAGCATGAAGACCAGCGCGGCACCGGCCAGCCAGGCCGGAACAGTGATCAGCGGCCCCACTCCCGGCGTGCCCGCTGCAGCCGCCACTGCGAGGGCGGCGACCAGCGCTCCGGCGGCAATGGCGCGCGGCCGCCTCTGCCGAACGGACGAGGAGCCCGCCGAGAAGATCTGCCGAACAGCCGATGCCCGCCCGGTGCCCTGGTCGCGAGGCTTGTCCGTATGAACGGTCACAAGCGAATCGTACGAACCGGGCTGGCCGCGGCCGCGGTGGCCTGCCTCGCGGGCTGCGGCGCCACGGCCGAGGCCGGGCTGGCGGGCGCGCCGTCGGGGTCGTCCGGCAAGGCGCTGCTGCGCGCCGACACGAACCGCGACGGACGGCTGTCCCCCGCCGACGACGCCCGGCGCGCAGCGTGGACGGCCACTCGCGGCGCGATCATGCTGCCGAACCTCGACGACGACGCCTCCCGCTGCCCCACGGCCGGCAAGAACGGCAAGCGGCTCACCGACGCCGCACTGGCCGCGTGCAACGACGCGTCCGACACGGTGGTGAACGGCGCGGCCGACGCCGCCGACCTGGCGCCGCTGGAGATCCCGGTGATGAAGAGCGTGTCCGGCTCCGCACGGGCGACGCTGCGGCCCGACGCCCGGTCGCGTGACAAGGTGCGGATCTTCGTCCAGCGCGACGGGCGTCTCACGGCACTCGGCGCGGACGGCGCGCTCCGCGCGGACGAACTCCGCCGCGGGGTGCGGCTCGCCGTCGAGGCCCGCGACGTCGTCCGGGACCCGGCCGCGTGGTCGGGGTTCAGCGACCTCACGCTGACGGTGACCGACGGCGCCCGGACCCGGTCTGACAAGGTGCGGCTGCGCGTGGCGCCGGTCCTCTTCCAGCACGACCTCCTCCCCCTTGACCGCGCGGTCGTCGCGAACCCCAAGGATCCCGTCACGTTGGAGAAGGGGAAGGCCCCCGACAAGCCCGTCAAGGGCCAGGAGGCGTACCGGCGCGACCTGCGGCGCGCGCTGGACGCCGAGGGGCTGCGCAAACCGTTCATCGAGTCCCCGGCCGGGGGCGACCAGTGGATGGGCGACATGTTCAAGGCCGGCTACGCGTCCATGCCCGGCCCGGGCGGCAAGGAGCACCGCATCGTGGTGAACCTCCGGTCCCCGGCCGTGACCCCCGACTTCCCGGCCCGCGACCGCCCGCTGCGGGACGCGTCCCGCCCGGTCTTCACCATGATGCGCGGACCGGGCGTCGCGGGGCTCCAGCAGTTCGACGCCACGGCGGTCGACCGCCCCGACGACAACCTGTACTACGGCTCGGCCAGTTCGAGCGGCAACTTCGGGACGATCCCGCCCTACGGCAAGTACCGCACGGGCCGGATCGTCTACGGCGGCGAGGGCAAGTTCACCCCTGACGCGAAGTTCGTCCAGATGCTGGAGGCGCAGGGCTACCAGGACCCGATCGCCGTCGACACGAGCTGGCTCGGCGTGGGCCACATCGACGAGTTCCTCCACTTCGTCCCCCGGCGCGGAGGCAAGGGCTGGGCCATGGTCATCGCGGACCCGCGGATGGGCATGGACCTGCTGAAGAAGGTCGCCGCCACCGGCGGTGGCGGGCAGCGCCTGGTCGAGGGCGTCGCCCCGTCCAACACCCAGTTCCCGGGCCTCACCGTCGCCCAGGCCCTCCGCAAGCCGGAACTGGTGAACGGCACCCGCATCGCGGCGGCCGGCGTGGACCGAGCCCTCCGCCAGTTCCGCGAGAAGGCCGGCATCACCGAACGCGACGTCATCCGCGTCCCGGCACTGTTCACCAAGCTCGACCTGCCCGACGACTACCCGCGCAAGAACCTCACCGTCACCTACCTGCCGGACGCCGCCAACGGCATCAGCACGGGCACCGGCGGCTACCTGGCCCCGGCCCAGCACGGGCCGCGCCAGGGCGGCCAAGACGTCTTCCAGCAAGCCACAGAACAGGCACTGCGCGGCGCAGGCGTCCGCGTCCACTGGATCGAGGACTGGGACTACTCCCACTACGTCGGCACGGCCGGCGGCGACATCCACTGCGTCACGAACGTCCAACGCACCCTCACCACCACAACCCCCTGGTGGCCCACCACCCCCTGACCGGGGCATCGGGTGGATGCGGTAGGGCTCAAGCGGGGAATTCCGTGACGCCGAGGGCGAAGTTCCAGCCCCCCACACCGTGGCGTGCGAGGCCCATGGTGAGCACACCCGCTCCTTCCAGCCAGTGCGCCATCTCCAGGCCGCCGACGTCCATCGGGCGCAGGCCGAGGCTCTTGATGAACACCTCCACGTTCGCCTTGGCCTGCGCGTCGTCGCCGGCGATGAAGACGTCGGGCCGCCCCTGCTCCAGGACGTGACGGAAGATGGTGTTGAAGCCCTTCACCACGCTGGCACTGGCGGGGGCCACCTTGGCGGCTTCCTGCGCGATCGAGGTGACCTCGCGGTGGGTAAGACCGTCGCCCGTGGCATTGAACGGGTTGCTGATGTCGATGATGACCTTGCCCGCGAGGGCGTCCCCGTAGTGGGCGACGACCGGAACGACATTGTCGGCCAGCAGGGCCACGACGACGATGTCGCCCGCCGGGACGGCACCCCACTCTCCCGTCGTGGCGCCGCCGCCGAGAGCCTCGGCCAGGTCGGCGGCCTTGGCGTGATCGCGGCCCATGACCTCGACGGTGTTGCCGCCGGCCACCGCCAGCGCGCCGATCGTCCGGGCCATGTTCCCGGTGCCGATGATGCTGATGCTGCTCATGAGTGTGCTCTCTTCCTTGGTCTCTAGAACTCGGGTGTGCGGCGTGTGCCGGTGGTTCTCTCAAATCACCGTGGTGCCGCCGTCGGTGGTCAGTTCCAGCCCGTTCACGTAGCTCGAGTCGTCCGAGGCGAGGAACAGCGCGACCGTGGCGATCTCCTCGGGACGGCCCATCTCGCCCCGCGGGATCAGGGACTCGAACTGCTTCTTGGTCTCCTCGTCGAACAGCTCCTCCTGCTTGGCCGTGGCGACCTGGCCCGGGGTGAGCACGTTCACCCGGATCCGCCGGTCCCTGAGCTCGTTCAGCCACACCCGGGCCCACGCCTGCTGCACGGCCTTGCTCCCGGAGTACACGCTCCACCCGGGGTAGCCCTTCATCGAAGCGTTCGACCCGGTCATGAAGATCGAGCCACCGTCGTTGAACAGCGGCAGCGCCTTCTGCACCGTGAACAACGTGCCGCGCGCGTTCAGCGAGAACGTGCGGTGGAACTGCTCCTCGGTGATCTCACCGAGCCTGCCCGGCTCCCCCATCCCGGCACTCGCCCACAGCACGTCGATCGAGCCCTTCTCCCGCTCGACCGTCTCGTACAGGCGGTCCAGGTCGGCCAGGTCGGCCGCGTCACCCCGCACGGCCGTCACGTTCCGGCCGATCACCTTCACCGCCTCGTCCAGCGCCTCCTGCCGCCGGCCGGTGATGAAGACATGTGCCCCCTCCTCAACGAACAACTTCGCGCCGGCCAGCGCCAGGCCGGTCGACGCGCCCGTGATCACCGCCACCTTGCCATCGAGCTTTCCCATGCCCACTCGCTCCTTTGTAAACCGATCTGTGTACGTAACGTAGCTGACGGCCGGCAGGCGGCGCAAGCTATGTACACCGATCGGTACCGACCGGGGTAGAATGAAGGTATGACGAAGGTGGAGAAGGGCCCGCAGGGCCTGCGCCGAGGCAGGGGCGCGCGCGAGCGCATCCTCAGCGCGTCACAGCAGCTGTTTCGCAGCCAGGGCATCAACCGCACCGGCATGAACGAACTCTGCGCAGTGGCCCAGGTCTCGAAGCGCACGGCCTACCAGCACTTCACCGGCAAGGACGAACTGGTCGCCGAATACCTGCGCCGGTTCGATCCCGGCCTCATGGCCGCGGTGTTCGACCGGACCGACCTCACACCCCGCGAACGACTCCTCGCCGCCTTCGAGGTGCCCGCGTCCGGCCCGGACGAGCTCACGCCCCTGTGCCCCTACATCGCGGCGACCGTCGAGATCCACGACCCTGAGCACCCGGCGTCCGAATACGCACGCGAGTACAAGCTCGCCATCGCCGCGCGGCTCACCGAAACG
It encodes:
- a CDS encoding alpha/beta fold hydrolase, with translation MSVIYKSAEGERELLGHYRRALDDWPVPAERVRVPTREGETFVLVSGPPDAPPLVLLHGSGANAVMWREDVAVWSRHFRTHAVDLVGEPGLSAPSRPALGTGAVALWLDDVLDGLGIADAAVVGTSLGGWTALDYAVRRPERVTRLVLMCPGGIGRQKIGWVFTTLPARVFRRGGLRESAMTVTGLSRESAVLDGVVRTFAHFNPRREKLPVFPDDALRGLGMPVLAIVGGRDAMFDSRQTARRVHECVPQSTVKLLPDVGHAIFGQTGTIDAFLRT
- a CDS encoding DUF4180 domain-containing protein codes for the protein MTDVVQERAGVQVLVCDPDGPLVATMQDGLDLVGATYLGAEVVAVPAGRLDARFFSLGTRFAGDLMQKFVQYGVKLAVVGDISAHMAESSALRALVRESNRAGHVWFVPDLEALDARLAGTGTGTP
- a CDS encoding helix-turn-helix domain-containing protein; this translates as MDDKMYSVEEVADLLGLHVRTVRRYIREGRLKAVRIGKQYRIGRDDLDELTGRPEPGGRAETRVEVSSIVQVDGVDRHMADRLGTLVVSAAQSGPDPGRPVHIQVVHDEEGQRLKVVLLGGAAATAEVLRLIDAVLGEGGVLGREAGDD
- a CDS encoding response regulator transcription factor, yielding MTTRIVIADDEADVRGGFRIILDAQPDMEVVGEAADGVAAVETARRLRPDVVLADIRMPRMDGLEVTRLLAGPGVPDPLRVLVVTTFDLDEYVHTALRDGACGFLLKRSGPTLLVEGVRAAAAGDALISPTITTRLLRRFAPPRPRADDERLTGRETEVATLVARGRTNAEIAAELSITPGTAKTHVASIQHKLGVRNRVEIAAWAWETGRLS
- a CDS encoding sensor histidine kinase, whose amino-acid sequence is MTVHTDKPRDQGTGRASAVRQIFSAGSSSVRQRRPRAIAAGALVAALAVAAAAGTPGVGPLITVPAWLAGAALVFMLAFPDVRPGAIAGAAGAGSLVATLAYQGPADNRTGGWWLAESVAAAVVVHLVVRRADARPAAIAGVAVGAAVTVLPLRLTLHVVPPASAGGAVLGCLFCGLGAAVAAGTGLYLRSLDARRSRAVAEARRAQRLDLARDLHDFVAHEVGGMIVQAQAAQIGGDTAAALRRIEAAGARAMASLDRTVHMLHDDGPRDGPHGLDELPALVEGFGTPDGARIRLAMDAVTPPPEVSATAYRLVVEALTNVRRHAPGATAVDVSVTATGPDLRVAVTDDGPRGRTGLLRERRRSGLGLPGIAERVEALGGDFGAGPAGDRGWRVVALIPLRSPP
- a CDS encoding protein-arginine deiminase family protein; this translates as MNGHKRIVRTGLAAAAVACLAGCGATAEAGLAGAPSGSSGKALLRADTNRDGRLSPADDARRAAWTATRGAIMLPNLDDDASRCPTAGKNGKRLTDAALAACNDASDTVVNGAADAADLAPLEIPVMKSVSGSARATLRPDARSRDKVRIFVQRDGRLTALGADGALRADELRRGVRLAVEARDVVRDPAAWSGFSDLTLTVTDGARTRSDKVRLRVAPVLFQHDLLPLDRAVVANPKDPVTLEKGKAPDKPVKGQEAYRRDLRRALDAEGLRKPFIESPAGGDQWMGDMFKAGYASMPGPGGKEHRIVVNLRSPAVTPDFPARDRPLRDASRPVFTMMRGPGVAGLQQFDATAVDRPDDNLYYGSASSSGNFGTIPPYGKYRTGRIVYGGEGKFTPDAKFVQMLEAQGYQDPIAVDTSWLGVGHIDEFLHFVPRRGGKGWAMVIADPRMGMDLLKKVAATGGGGQRLVEGVAPSNTQFPGLTVAQALRKPELVNGTRIAAAGVDRALRQFREKAGITERDVIRVPALFTKLDLPDDYPRKNLTVTYLPDAANGISTGTGGYLAPAQHGPRQGGQDVFQQATEQALRGAGVRVHWIEDWDYSHYVGTAGGDIHCVTNVQRTLTTTTPWWPTTP
- a CDS encoding NADPH-dependent F420 reductase → MSSISIIGTGNMARTIGALAVAGGNTVEVMGRDHAKAADLAEALGGGATTGEWGAVPAGDIVVVALLADNVVPVVAHYGDALAGKVIIDISNPFNATGDGLTHREVTSIAQEAAKVAPASASVVKGFNTIFRHVLEQGRPDVFIAGDDAQAKANVEVFIKSLGLRPMDVGGLEMAHWLEGAGVLTMGLARHGVGGWNFALGVTEFPA
- a CDS encoding SDR family NAD(P)-dependent oxidoreductase, with the translated sequence MGKLDGKVAVITGASTGLALAGAKLFVEEGAHVFITGRRQEALDEAVKVIGRNVTAVRGDAADLADLDRLYETVEREKGSIDVLWASAGMGEPGRLGEITEEQFHRTFSLNARGTLFTVQKALPLFNDGGSIFMTGSNASMKGYPGWSVYSGSKAVQQAWARVWLNELRDRRIRVNVLTPGQVATAKQEELFDEETKKQFESLIPRGEMGRPEEIATVALFLASDDSSYVNGLELTTDGGTTVI
- a CDS encoding TetR/AcrR family transcriptional regulator, yielding MTKVEKGPQGLRRGRGARERILSASQQLFRSQGINRTGMNELCAVAQVSKRTAYQHFTGKDELVAEYLRRFDPGLMAAVFDRTDLTPRERLLAAFEVPASGPDELTPLCPYIAATVEIHDPEHPASEYAREYKLAIAARLTETAREAGASDPEQLGEQLALLLDGASARTRVLNAESFPTAAAIAAVLIDNALRNDTD